The following is a genomic window from Candidatus Methylomirabilota bacterium.
GGCGGGGTGAACCCGTTCGCCTCGCGGGTCGCCACCTATTTCCTGCGCGACCATCTCGCCCCGCACGTGGCCCGGCTGGTCGAGGTGTACCGCGCCAAGCGCGACGCGATGCTGCGCGGTCTCCACGAAGTGCTCGGGTCCACCGACGCGGAGATCAGCCGGCCGGAGGGCGGCTTCTTCATCTGGATCAAGCTGCCGACCGGCACCGACACCACGAAGCTCTACGACAACGCGGTGAAGGCGCGCGTGCAGTACACCGCCGGCCCCTCGTTCTTCCCCAACGGCGGCGGCGAGCGCTTCATCCGCCTCGCCTTCAGCTTCGAGCCGCCCGCGCGCTGCTACGAAGGCGCCCGATTGATCGCCCAGGCCATCCTCGACGCCCGGGCCTGAGATGGCCCGCCACCGCATCCTCGTGGTGGACGACGAGGAGAACCTGCGCGACGTGCTGGTGGAGGTGCTCAAGCGGGACGGCCACGAGGTGCAGAGCGCCGGCGACGGCATCGAGGGCCTGCGCCTCACCCGGGACAGCCGCTACGACCTCGTGATCACCGATCTCCGGATGCCGGGCCTCGAGGGTCCCGCGCTGTACGAGGCGCTGCGGCAGCAGTACCCGGACGATCCGCCGCGGGTCATCTTCATGAGCGCCAACACCGGCCTCGAGGAGTACGCGCGCTTCCTCGCCGACACCGGCGAGCCCGCCCTCGAGAAGCCGTTCAACCTGGCCGACATGCGCCAGGTCGTGCAGCAGGTCCTCGCCCGGAAGCCGCGCGCGTAACCGCCGACCGTCGGCGGCCCTTCGCGGTTGACGGGAGCGCCGCGCGCTGCTAGCGTTCCCGCGTGGCAACCCCCAGCCCCGCCCTGCTCGACCCTGGTCGCTCCACCCCCGACGTCGCCGAGCAGCGAGCCCGTACGCGCGCCATCGTGGCGCCGCACTCCGGCGAGCGGGGTCTCGACATCGGCTGCGGCTTCGGCCTGCTCGCCTGCGAGCTGGCGCGCGACGTCGGTCCCAGCGGGCGCATCGTGGGCATCGACGCCGCGCCCGAGATGATCGCGGCGTGCGAGGAGCGCGCGCGGCACGACGCGGTCACCGGGCGCACCGAGTTCCGGCGGACCGACGGCGAGGTGCTGCCGTTTCCCGCCGGCACCTTCGACTTCATCACCGCCATGCAGGTCTACGAGTACATGGCCGACGTCGATCGGGGGCTCGCCGAGGCGCATCGGGTGCTGAAGGCCCGCGGGCGGCTGGCCGTGCTCGACACCGACTGGGAGTCGTGCGTCTGGCAGTCGGGCGATCGCGAGCGGACCGCGCGGGTGCTCCGGGCGTGGGAGCAGCGCTTCGCGCATCCTCACCTGC
Proteins encoded in this region:
- a CDS encoding methyltransferase domain-containing protein, translated to MATPSPALLDPGRSTPDVAEQRARTRAIVAPHSGERGLDIGCGFGLLACELARDVGPSGRIVGIDAAPEMIAACEERARHDAVTGRTEFRRTDGEVLPFPAGTFDFITAMQVYEYMADVDRGLAEAHRVLKARGRLAVLDTDWESCVWQSGDRERTARVLRAWEQRFAHPHLPARLPELLRRAGFTVKSVTLIPVVNVELSEHSYSPGMIDVVARFVANRGGITEEEAARWAEDVRAQAARGEYFFSLSRYLFLAERARPASAHA
- a CDS encoding response regulator; this translates as MARHRILVVDDEENLRDVLVEVLKRDGHEVQSAGDGIEGLRLTRDSRYDLVITDLRMPGLEGPALYEALRQQYPDDPPRVIFMSANTGLEEYARFLADTGEPALEKPFNLADMRQVVQQVLARKPRA